One genomic segment of Chelonia mydas isolate rCheMyd1 chromosome 1, rCheMyd1.pri.v2, whole genome shotgun sequence includes these proteins:
- the LOC119565781 gene encoding uncharacterized protein LOC119565781, translated as MGEKGYMKDTQQCGVKIKKLRQAYQKAREANSCSGAEPHTCPFYNELHVILRGDPTSTPTSNVDTSRVCESRDNKEDNMVDEEEAANGRQVSGGSILPENQETFLTLEPCGSQDITVADCDAGEDTSEGKVSFGVSSTPENRLLMIRRRRKRTWEDMFTERMNASGTAVTELRAWRISLSEKLDMDMESRKTSSEQEWAAQDVVLRIMRNQADMLRHLVELQEQ; from the exons AtgggagagaagggctacatgaaggacacacagcagtgcggtgtgaaaataaaaaaacttcgccaagcgtaccagaaggcaagggaggcaaacagttgttctggtgctgaaccccacacatgcccgttctacaatgagctgcatgtgattctcaggggtgaccctaccagcacccccacaaGCAACGTGGATACCTCACGggtgtgtgagtctagggacaacaaggaggacaatatggtggatgaggaggaggcggcgaatgggagacaggtgagcggtggatccattctccccgagaaccaggaaacatttttaaccctggagccctgtgggtCGCAGGACATCACGGTGGCTGACTGTGATGCTGGGGAAGatacctctg AGGGAAAAGTGTCCTTCGGTgtgtcatcaacacctgaaaaCAGACTTTTGAtgattagaaggaggagaaagagaacgtGGGAGGACATGTTCACTGAGCGAATGAACGCCTCTGGGACAGCTGTGACAGAGCTGAGAGCGTGGAGGATTTCACTTTCcgagaagttagacatggacatggagagcaggaaaaCTTCCAGTGAGCAAGAGTGGGCGGCGCAGGATGTGGTGCTTCGGATTATGAGGAACCAAGCAGACATgctgaggcatctggttgaactgcaggaacagtag